GCGATCGGTGGTGGACAAACCGGTCGTCCAGCAGCGGACACCGCCCTCGGGCAGTTCGACCCGCAGTTCGTCGATACCGCCGGTCTGGAGTCGCCAGCTGTCGAAAGCGGCCACGGCGCCGTCAAGGGCTTTCTGCCGGGCCGGACCGTCGACATAGGGGAAGCGCGCCATGGTGAACAGTCGGCTCGCGTCGAGCAAGCGGCCCTGTTCCGCCAAGCGTTCGGCCTCGTCACTCCATTCCCCGACCCAGGAACCCGGATCTCCGTCTCCGTCATGACGGATCCGTTTCAGAACGCGCGGCGCCAGGGAGTCGATGCCCTGCGCGCGGGCGTGCACGCCGACGAAGCGTTTGAGTTCCCCGATGTCGTTCACACAGTGCCCTTCCGTCGGGTGTCCTCGGTGGCGTGCCGACGGGCCGGGGCAGCCGCGGCGGCGGGGCCCTCCGTGTCGAGGTCGCGGGCCTCTTCCAGGTGCTGGCGGACATCGGCAAGGACGTCCGCGGCCTCCGCCCCGTCGATCACCCGATGGTCGAAGGCCATGTTCAGTCTCATGACGGGGGCCACCCCGACTTCACCGGCGCGGACCACCGGCCGGTCCAGGACGCGGCCGACACCGAACGTGAGGGTGGTGCCGCCGACCGAATGAAAGCCGTCGACGGGACGGTGTCCCAGGGAGGTCACGGCGAAGGTGCCGTTGACCTCGGCCCGCTTGCGGAGCGGTCGGACCGCGCCTCGGTAAGCCCATCTGCCCAGCCACAGCGGCAGACGGTGCAGGGCGCGCAGGGAGGAGAACTGGGGTGTGGTGTCCGGCTCGCTGTCACGGGCGGAGTCGACATGGCGCTGGATTTCGGGCAGCGGGGCGTGTTCGAGGCCGTGGAGAACGATAGCGGCGACCGCTCTGTGCCCGCCGATGGTCTTGTCCAGTGTGAGTTTGCCGCTGACCTGATCGAACCGGGCGACCTTGGGTCGGATCCGGCCCGATATGGCGGCGTTGGCCTCGGGGTGTTCGGCGAGGGTGCGCCCGGCGGCGCGCAGGACGTAGGAGACCACGGAGAAGCGTTCGCCCCGGGCTCGTGCGTCCTCCTTGTGAGCCAGGACGCGTGCCATGTCGACCTCGGTGTCGAGGAAGACCGGGGAGTGTGAACGGATCTCCTCCAAGAAGAAAAGGGTGTGGCCGCGTTGCCGGGCCAGCGGGGAGACGTTCATTCAGTCACCGCCAGCTCGTAGACACGCCGCAGGTGCGGCGCCTCTAGGACGTCAGGCAGGGAGACGGGCCTGCCTGTGCTGCCTTCGAGCGAAGTCAGCAGGGTCAGCAGGAGAACCGAGTCCCACCCGGGGATCTCGTCGAAGGAACGGTCGAGGTCGTCACCGGTCACGTTCAGTCCCAGGTCATCCCGGATCAGCGTGAGAAAGTCATCGGAGGTCATACGTGCTTCCCGAAGTCGGTGGTCAGGGTGATGTGGCCGGGCGGCGGAGCGATCACGGTCAGGTCGTGCCGGAAGCGGGT
This DNA window, taken from Nocardiopsis exhalans, encodes the following:
- a CDS encoding 2-oxo acid dehydrogenase subunit E2 — encoded protein: MNVSPLARQRGHTLFFLEEIRSHSPVFLDTEVDMARVLAHKEDARARGERFSVVSYVLRAAGRTLAEHPEANAAISGRIRPKVARFDQVSGKLTLDKTIGGHRAVAAIVLHGLEHAPLPEIQRHVDSARDSEPDTTPQFSSLRALHRLPLWLGRWAYRGAVRPLRKRAEVNGTFAVTSLGHRPVDGFHSVGGTTLTFGVGRVLDRPVVRAGEVGVAPVMRLNMAFDHRVIDGAEAADVLADVRQHLEEARDLDTEGPAAAAAPARRHATEDTRRKGTV
- a CDS encoding phosphopantetheine-binding protein, producing MTSDDFLTLIRDDLGLNVTGDDLDRSFDEIPGWDSVLLLTLLTSLEGSTGRPVSLPDVLEAPHLRRVYELAVTE